One Hemibagrus wyckioides isolate EC202008001 linkage group LG09, SWU_Hwy_1.0, whole genome shotgun sequence DNA segment encodes these proteins:
- the manea gene encoding glycoprotein endo-alpha-1,2-mannosidase, with amino-acid sequence MGLLPWRMTRFRRKICLALTALALFFLVVMKILSPDDRIPGDGIEFVPQEDGDGEGGGEVHIVPKTSVIKKTWKEKVVNVFNRGTPSEEFPPPNYNVHVFYYTWYGNPHFNGKYIHWNHPLLPHWNPKIVPEYATGMHMPPDDIGASFYPALGPYSSRDPSVIEAHMQQLRTAAIGVLAVSWYPPGMKDDNGEPTEGIVPLILEVASKYKVKVVFHIEPYKGRDDKSMLDNIKYIIDKYGDHPAFFRYKSNSGKLLPLFYIYDSYLQSPAIWSQLLKSTGTRSVRNTAYDGIFIALLVEEKHKHEVLSSGFDGIYTYFATNSFSYGSTQRNWRSIKAFCDSNNLIFIPSVGPGYIDTSIRPWNGQNTRNRINGRYYETSLRAALETRPEIISVTSFNEWHEGTQIETAIPKTRGQTAYLDYLPYKPTVYLDITRRWAEKFSKEQEKWLQ; translated from the exons ATGGGGCTGCTTCCTTGGAGAATGACGAGATTTCGGCGCAAGATATGCCTCGCCTTGACTGCACTGGCTCTTTTCTTTTTGGTCGTTATGAAAATCCTGTCTCCGGATGACAGGATACCGGGCGATGGCATTGAATTCGTTCCTCAAGAAGACGGAGacggtgaaggtggtggtgagGTTCACATCGTGCCCAAGACCAGCGTGATCAAAAAGACATGGAAGGAGAAAGTCGTGAATGTTTTCAATAGAGGCACCCCGAGTGAAGAATTCCCTCCTCCAAATTACAACGTACACGTCTTCTACTACACGTGGTACGGGAACCCTCACTTCAATGGGAAGTACATTCACTGGAATCATCCTCTCCTGCCACACTGGAACCCCAAAATAGTGCCGGAATACGCGACCGGAATGCACATGCCTCCAGACGACATCGGTGCCAGTTTCTACCCCGCCTTGGGGCCGTATAGCTCTCGCGACCCTTCTGTTATAGAGGCTCATATGCAGCAGCTACGCACAGCAGCCATAG GTGTCCTGGCAGTGTCCTGGTACCCGCCTGGAATGAAGGACGATAACGGCGAACCGACCGAAGGCATTGTACCTTTGATTCTGGAAGTAGCCTCAAAGTACAAAGTGAAG GTGGTATTTCATATTGAGCCGTACAAAGGACGTGATGACAAGAGCATGCTTGATAACATTAAGTACATTATTGACAA GTACGGAGACCATCCTGCTTTTTTCAGATACAAATCAAACAGCGGAAAGCTTCTTCCATTGTTCTATATTTATGACTCCTATTTGCAAAGTCCAGCTATCTGGTCACAGCTTCTGAAGAGCACCGGGACGAGAAGCGTCAGAAACACGGCATACGACGGCATCTTCATCGCTCTGCTCGTGGAGGAGAAGCATAAACACGAAGTCTTGTCCTCCGGCTTCGACGGCATCTACACGTACTTTGCGACTAACAGCTTTTCCTACGGTTCCACTCAAAGGAACTGGAGATCCATTAAAGCCTTCTGTGATAGCAACAATCTGATTTTCATCCCCAGCGTAGGTCCAGGCTATATCGACACTAGCATCCGGCCCTGGAACGGTCAGAACACGCGGAACCGCATCAACGGCAGGTATTACGAGACGTCTCTGAGAGCGGCGCTGGAGACCAGGCCCGAGATCATCTCCGTGACTTCGTTTAACGAGTGGCACGAAGGAACTCAGATCGAAACGGCGATTCCTAAAACAAGAGGTCAGACTGCTTACTTGGATTATCTTCCCTACAAACCGACGGTGTATTTGGACATTACGCGCAGGTGGGCGGAGAAATTCAGCAAAGAACAAGAGAAATGGCTGCAGTGA
- the gja10a gene encoding gap junction protein alpha 10 a, whose protein sequence is MGDWNLLGSILEEVHIHSTIVGKIWLTILFIFRMLVLGVAAEDVWVDEQSEFICNTEQPGCKNVCYDQAFPISLIRFWVLQIIFVSSPSLVYMGHALYRLRALDKERHKKKLQLRAELEETEFLLEEHKRLERELRKLDEHKKIKKAPLRGSLLLTYIIHILTRSVLEVGFIVGQYILYGIGLDPLFKCDRVPCPNTVDCYVSRPTEKTIFMVFMLVIAGVSLLLNLLEISHLGTKKIKQVLSGLRFTEEDSLCKAKQAAMGDLSLRKTAKISIQSGPMDPLYLPNMGSNTMIAEQRHSIFSGTTLPVSCIIQTRQDIQGFIHNGRLQSLTEQHNAEDDQNDDLPPESSTGSCRDSRLSNSVQQCHEGQLTQRPSHSEISGCIHNTMHRPSHVPEPNEDGTDSSDSDFYPHPRKASFMARMPSDSASDSPSCPSTRSSESELGSLNDLPMNPPPGGRRMSMASRAKRHTATDLLV, encoded by the coding sequence atgggagaCTGGAACTTGTTGGGAAGCATCTTGGAGGAGGTGCACATTCACTCCACCATCGTGGGCAAGATCTGGCTCACCATCCTGTTCATCTTCCGGATGCTCGTGCTCGGTGTGGCGGCGGAGGACGTTTGGGTGGACGAGCAAAGTGAGTTTATATGCAACACGGAGCAGCCAGGCTGCAAGAACGTCTGCTACGATCAGGCTTTCCCAATCTCACTCATCCGCTTCTGGGTACTGCAGATCATCTTTGTCTCATCTCCTTCCCTGGTGTACATGGGTCACGCTTTGTACCGTCTCAGAGCTTTGGATAAGGAGAGGCACAAGAAGAAGCTTCAACTTCGAGCTGAACTGGAAGAGACCGAGTTCTTGCTGGAGGAGCACAAGCGTCTGGAGCGAGAACTTCGCAAGCTAGATGagcataaaaaaatcaaaaaggCTCCTCTGAGAGGCTCTTTACTACTCACATACATCATCCATATCCTCACCAGATCCGTGCTGGAGGTGGGATTCATTGTGGGCCAGTATATCTTATACGGAATAGGGCTGGATCCTTTGTTCAAGTGCGACAGGGTTCCTTGCCCCAACACTGTGGACTGTTATGTGTCCAGACCAACAGAGAAGACCATCTTCATGGTCTTTATGTTAGTCATTGCTGGGGTTTCTCTGCTCCTGAACCTGCTGGAGATATCTCATTTGGGGACCAAGAAAATCAAACAGGTTTTATCTGGTTTGCGATTCACAGAGGAAGACAGTCTTTGCAAAGCAAAGCAAGCAGCGATGGGGGATTTATCACTGAGGAAAACGGCAAAAATTAGCATTCAGTCTGGCCCAATGGACCCTCTGTATTTACCAAATATGGGTTCAAATACCATGATAGCTGAGCAGAGACATAGCATCTTTTCAGGCACGACTCTTCCGGTGTCTTGTATAATCCAGACACGTCAGGACATCCAAGGATTCATCCACAATGGACGTCTTCAAAGTCTAACAGAGCAACATAATGCCGAGGATGATCAAAATGATGACCTGCCTCCGGAAAGCAGCACTGGTTCATGTAGAGACAGCAGACTTTCAAACTCGGTCCAGCAGTGTCATGAGGGTCAGCTCACTCAAAGGCCAAGCCATAGTGAGATATCAGGCTGCATCCATAACACTATGCACCGACCGAGCCATGTCCCTGAGCCAAATGAGGATGGCACAGACTCATCAGACAGTGACTTCTACCCTCACCCCAGGAAGGCCAGCTTCATGGCACGGATGCCATCAGACAGCGCCTCGGACAGCCCGTCCTGCCCCAGCACCAGGAGCTCAGAGTCGGAGCTTGGCTCACTTAATGACCTACCCATGAACCCACCACCGGGAGGACGGAGGATGTCAATGGCAAGTAGAGCCAAAAGACACACGGCCACTGACCTGCTGGTTTAG